The proteins below come from a single Bacillus horti genomic window:
- a CDS encoding DUF1343 domain-containing protein, translating to MKLGVDHFFEQGIKTYYGKRAGLVTNMTGVNRELVPTIDLFHQHNHIQLKALYGPEHGIRGDVKEGEQIESSVDVQTGIPVYSLYGETKKPSKKMLAEIDVLFFDLQDIGSRYYTYIYTMAYVMEACAEQGIPFVVFDRPNPIGGEAVEGNLLKKECSSFVGLYPLPNRHGLTIGELALIFKHEYGIACDLTVVPMVGWRREMYFDQTGLCWVPPSPNSTGIDMSILYAGTCLVEGTNLSEGRGTTRPFEYIGAPFIDGHKLAKVVNKKQIPGLIARPISFVPTYQKHVDQHCEGVQLHITDRKNLHSLRAGLTLLEVIAEIYPKEFEFNSPVQGDNSFIDLLAGDRRVKEFILNQSTEVFLEACEQELEGFKAQMKPYLLYS from the coding sequence ATGAAGCTTGGTGTGGATCACTTTTTTGAACAAGGGATAAAGACTTACTATGGAAAAAGGGCAGGACTTGTTACAAATATGACGGGAGTTAATCGAGAGCTAGTCCCTACGATTGATCTTTTTCATCAGCATAATCATATTCAGCTTAAAGCTTTGTATGGACCTGAGCATGGTATAAGAGGTGACGTAAAAGAGGGGGAGCAGATTGAATCAAGTGTTGATGTACAGACAGGAATTCCAGTGTATAGTCTATACGGTGAAACGAAAAAGCCCTCTAAAAAAATGCTTGCCGAAATAGATGTACTATTCTTTGATTTACAGGACATCGGTTCAAGATATTATACATACATATATACGATGGCTTATGTGATGGAGGCTTGCGCAGAACAGGGTATTCCTTTTGTTGTGTTTGATCGCCCGAACCCTATAGGAGGAGAAGCTGTAGAAGGTAATTTACTTAAAAAGGAATGCTCTTCGTTTGTAGGACTATATCCTTTACCTAATCGACATGGTCTAACAATTGGGGAGCTGGCTTTAATCTTTAAGCATGAGTATGGTATAGCGTGTGACCTTACTGTAGTTCCAATGGTGGGCTGGAGGAGAGAGATGTATTTTGATCAAACGGGGTTATGCTGGGTTCCTCCATCACCCAATTCGACAGGGATAGATATGAGTATTTTGTATGCTGGAACATGCTTAGTAGAGGGAACGAATCTTTCTGAGGGAAGAGGAACAACACGTCCTTTTGAATATATTGGTGCCCCGTTTATAGATGGACATAAGCTGGCAAAAGTCGTGAATAAGAAGCAGATACCTGGACTTATTGCTCGTCCTATATCTTTTGTGCCCACTTATCAAAAGCATGTTGATCAGCATTGCGAAGGAGTACAGCTTCATATTACCGATCGAAAAAACCTCCACTCCTTACGTGCAGGCCTTACATTGCTTGAAGTCATAGCTGAGATCTACCCGAAGGAATTTGAATTTAACTCTCCTGTTCAGGGTGACAATTCCTTCATTGACCTTCTAGCAGGAGATCGGAGGGTGAAGGAGTTTATTCTTAATCAATCAACAGAGGTCTTCCTTGAAGCTTGCGAGCAAGAACTCGAGGGGTTTAAAGCCCAAATGAAGCCCTACCTTCTTTATAGCTAA
- a CDS encoding GNAT family N-acetyltransferase, translated as MTFLPLTYKYLDQILDLWNRELGKDFPLSKALLEQNSFLDQNVFNSGSWVCLEEHTNTVKGFIVSKLWQEKVNGVNLGEHVGWIQMLLVDSSFRNQGIGTSLLEKAENAFKAYEKQIKQVFIGRDPWHYFPGIPKQLGDATSWFEQRGYSSKNQVHDLYRNMDQTDQGLIPLPQIEKVKLRLLQRSEKEELLAFFKRCFPGRWEYEAHKYFDHGGTGREFVIMEEEDQIVGFCRINDAKSPIIAQNVYWSERYKGEQGGIGPLGIDKAYRKKGYGLAIVQAGIHFLQSRGAQHMVIDWTELVSFYEKWQFGVCDTFYQYEKSL; from the coding sequence ATGACATTTTTACCTTTAACGTATAAATATCTGGATCAAATATTAGACCTGTGGAATCGGGAGCTTGGGAAGGATTTTCCCTTATCAAAAGCATTATTGGAGCAGAATAGCTTTTTAGATCAGAATGTCTTCAACTCAGGATCATGGGTGTGCCTAGAAGAACATACGAATACGGTGAAAGGGTTTATTGTATCAAAGCTTTGGCAAGAGAAGGTTAACGGTGTGAATTTAGGTGAGCACGTGGGCTGGATTCAGATGCTTTTGGTAGACAGTAGCTTTAGAAATCAGGGGATCGGAACTAGCTTGTTAGAAAAAGCAGAAAATGCGTTTAAGGCTTATGAGAAACAAATTAAACAGGTATTCATCGGCCGAGATCCTTGGCATTACTTTCCCGGAATCCCTAAGCAATTAGGTGATGCTACTAGTTGGTTTGAGCAAAGAGGTTATTCGTCTAAGAATCAAGTGCATGATCTATATAGAAATATGGATCAGACGGATCAGGGACTTATTCCTCTACCTCAAATAGAAAAGGTGAAGCTACGATTACTTCAGAGATCAGAGAAGGAGGAGCTACTCGCCTTCTTTAAGCGCTGCTTTCCTGGTAGATGGGAATATGAGGCTCATAAATATTTTGACCATGGTGGTACGGGTAGGGAGTTTGTGATTATGGAAGAAGAGGATCAAATCGTTGGCTTCTGTCGTATTAATGACGCTAAATCACCTATTATCGCCCAAAACGTTTACTGGTCTGAAAGATATAAGGGCGAACAGGGAGGAATCGGACCATTAGGAATTGATAAAGCTTATAGGAAAAAAGGCTACGGTCTAGCTATCGTGCAAGCGGGCATTCATTTCTTACAGTCCAGAGGAGCTCAGCATATGGTGATTGATTGGACAGAGCTTGTCTCTTTCTATGAAAAATGGCAGTTTGGAGTTTGCGATACGTTTTATCAATACGAGAAGTCACTGTAG
- a CDS encoding glycerophosphodiester phosphodiesterase, whose product MTQPFHEQKNNQVSEQTNEQSSNKTNEQMNRQFGEGEQQTLIIAHRGSKGTHPENTMVAFLEALEVGAEGIELDVHLSKDGIPVVIHDETLERTTNGKGWVKDYTVEELKCFEASAEFGAEHKEATIPTLEETLEWLASTQLLLNIELKNGLLPYPTMEEKIVELVNKYSLEERIIFSSFNHYSLVKLHQLQPEIETAILFMEGLYEPWNYAKSIGAKGLHCYLPVAQPLLLQRAREEGTPVRPFTVNEEAHIRALIQGGSSAIITDFPEKALQIRRSLA is encoded by the coding sequence ATGACACAACCTTTTCATGAGCAAAAAAACAACCAAGTAAGCGAGCAAACAAATGAGCAATCGAGTAACAAAACGAATGAGCAAATGAACAGGCAATTCGGTGAAGGGGAGCAGCAAACCCTGATTATTGCCCATCGCGGCTCTAAGGGAACACATCCTGAAAATACGATGGTGGCGTTTCTTGAAGCACTAGAAGTTGGAGCAGAAGGTATTGAGCTTGATGTGCATTTATCAAAAGACGGGATTCCTGTGGTCATTCATGACGAAACCCTAGAACGAACGACAAACGGTAAGGGGTGGGTGAAGGATTACACGGTGGAGGAGCTCAAATGCTTTGAGGCTAGTGCTGAATTTGGAGCAGAGCACAAAGAGGCTACAATCCCCACATTAGAAGAAACATTAGAATGGTTGGCTTCCACACAGCTTTTACTGAATATTGAATTAAAAAATGGGCTGCTTCCTTATCCAACAATGGAGGAAAAAATAGTAGAGCTTGTGAATAAATATAGCTTAGAGGAGCGTATCATCTTCTCTTCTTTTAACCATTATAGCCTTGTGAAGCTTCATCAGCTACAGCCAGAAATCGAAACAGCTATTTTATTTATGGAAGGTCTTTATGAGCCCTGGAATTATGCAAAATCAATTGGGGCAAAAGGCTTGCACTGCTACTTACCTGTCGCTCAGCCTCTCCTATTGCAACGGGCTAGAGAAGAAGGGACACCAGTACGTCCATTTACCGTTAATGAGGAAGCACATATCCGTGCCCTGATTCAGGGAGGTAGCTCTGCCATTATTACTGATTTTCCAGAAAAAGCACTTCAAATTAGGAGGAGTTTAGCGTGA
- a CDS encoding MFS transporter, with protein MTGEGASRFSYGKILVIGSGFFALMLVWTVYNTYMPLILGEFISSSAIRGAIMGLDNLLAILLIPVIGAWSDRVQTRLGQRLPFIIVGMPLAALFFILLPFGTAALWILLALDVVFLLAMTLYRAPVIALMPDHTPPEKRSSANGVINLMGGIGAIIALFGLAQLFDVNQSLPFIIAGGLMLLAFILLFFTVDRNPPYAAQTAKDNDEVMAVQSAREGFKQILQPEHRGKLLILIAIFIYFIGYTGVEAQFSIYATEHLGASGSEAGLTLGFFSLAFVLFALPAGLIGNKLGKTGTMMIGLLTAPVLFLLIPFFESLLVIKILLFIVGLAWALVNVQAYPLVADLGGLTKIGLFTGLYYLFSMASAIVAPALLGLFMDVLGYPSLFIAAAITFVIAYFFLREGQRRLQSQE; from the coding sequence GTGACCGGAGAAGGAGCTAGTCGATTTTCTTATGGCAAGATTTTAGTTATTGGTAGTGGGTTCTTTGCTTTAATGCTTGTCTGGACCGTGTACAACACGTACATGCCCCTTATCCTTGGTGAGTTTATTTCAAGTAGTGCAATCCGTGGAGCCATTATGGGCTTAGACAATTTATTAGCTATTTTACTTATTCCTGTGATTGGGGCTTGGTCTGACCGTGTGCAGACTCGCCTCGGTCAGCGCCTCCCTTTCATTATTGTGGGGATGCCCTTAGCTGCTTTGTTTTTTATTCTCCTTCCTTTTGGCACAGCGGCTCTGTGGATTCTTTTAGCCCTTGATGTGGTGTTTCTTTTAGCGATGACCTTATATCGTGCGCCTGTCATTGCTTTAATGCCTGATCACACACCACCAGAAAAGCGTTCAAGTGCCAACGGTGTCATCAATCTTATGGGGGGAATTGGAGCGATCATTGCTCTATTTGGATTAGCCCAGCTTTTTGATGTGAACCAAAGCTTGCCCTTTATCATTGCTGGTGGCCTTATGCTATTAGCTTTTATCCTGCTTTTCTTCACCGTCGACCGCAATCCCCCTTATGCTGCTCAAACGGCTAAGGATAACGATGAAGTGATGGCTGTGCAATCAGCTAGAGAGGGCTTCAAGCAAATTCTACAACCGGAGCACCGAGGAAAGCTCCTCATTCTTATTGCTATCTTTATTTATTTTATTGGGTACACGGGAGTGGAAGCACAATTTAGTATTTATGCTACAGAGCATTTAGGAGCGTCAGGCAGCGAGGCTGGTTTAACGTTAGGATTTTTCAGCTTAGCATTCGTGCTGTTTGCCTTACCTGCTGGACTGATTGGAAACAAGCTAGGAAAAACAGGAACGATGATGATCGGCTTGCTGACTGCTCCTGTTCTGTTTCTGCTGATTCCTTTTTTCGAATCGTTACTAGTTATTAAAATTCTGTTATTCATCGTTGGGCTTGCTTGGGCATTGGTCAACGTTCAAGCGTATCCTCTTGTAGCTGACTTGGGGGGATTAACGAAAATCGGATTATTTACAGGACTCTATTATTTATTTTCTATGGCCTCCGCTATCGTGGCTCCAGCGCTACTCGGTCTGTTTATGGATGTACTAGGCTATCCGTCCTTATTTATCGCAGCTGCTATTACTTTTGTTATTGCTTACTTCTTTTTACGGGAGGGACAGCGTCGATTACAAAGCCAAGAATAA
- a CDS encoding RNA-guided endonuclease InsQ/TnpB family protein produces MPEPNYRTYQVWIKPGHRLYAYARQMSQDAKNLYNATNFIIRQVYTALQQNKPLQPLQQEVMDLLMSNITRMNERQLEAYQSRIQKQLVKPHSQRKESQCHLFTLPSKTSPFLSYPFLDCLFKVMEQADYRALPAQCSQWVMKRVFASWQSFFASIKNYRANPEKYTGRPRIPGYMRADAREVILTNQDCEIKDRKFLKLPKTKQRLNIGKLGYADGDLKQVRIVPKYGQYVVELVFACPSEARDVVKENVLAVDLGIDQLATMVTNTGHRPVCVKGRRVKAINQYYNKLKTHYTRILRQGKQPNEGAHTSRRLVQLHLKRHRRIKDVFHKTSRRIVEFAAEQKVATIVIGYNKGWKTASGMGRQNNQSFCHIPHQMLVSMIRYKAEAVGIEVILTEEAYTSKASFLDRDPLPRVEEGNDRRFSGSRIYRGLYRSRWGLIHADVNAAANIMRKVFPDASANGIAGLGGNQSVNVSTPLMLSIL; encoded by the coding sequence ATGCCTGAACCAAATTACCGAACATACCAGGTTTGGATCAAACCGGGTCATCGTCTGTATGCGTATGCGAGGCAGATGAGTCAGGACGCCAAGAATTTGTACAATGCGACCAACTTTATCATTCGCCAAGTGTATACGGCGCTTCAGCAGAACAAGCCTCTTCAACCGCTGCAGCAGGAAGTCATGGACCTGCTTATGTCAAACATTACCCGTATGAATGAACGTCAATTGGAAGCTTATCAATCTAGGATTCAGAAGCAGCTTGTCAAACCCCATTCTCAGCGCAAGGAATCACAATGTCACTTGTTTACGCTGCCATCGAAGACGTCGCCTTTTCTGAGTTATCCTTTTCTGGATTGCTTGTTCAAGGTGATGGAACAAGCCGATTACCGGGCGCTCCCTGCGCAGTGCAGTCAATGGGTGATGAAGCGGGTTTTTGCCAGCTGGCAGTCATTCTTTGCCAGTATCAAGAATTACCGGGCGAATCCTGAGAAATACACCGGAAGGCCTCGCATTCCCGGTTATATGAGAGCTGACGCAAGAGAAGTCATTCTCACCAATCAGGATTGCGAGATCAAGGACCGCAAATTTCTTAAGCTGCCAAAGACGAAACAGCGGCTCAACATCGGCAAGCTTGGATACGCAGATGGAGATTTGAAACAGGTGCGCATCGTTCCGAAATACGGGCAATACGTTGTGGAACTGGTCTTCGCTTGCCCTTCGGAAGCGAGGGATGTTGTGAAAGAGAATGTACTGGCTGTGGATCTGGGCATTGATCAGCTTGCAACTATGGTCACCAATACAGGTCATCGACCTGTATGCGTGAAGGGCAGGAGGGTCAAAGCCATCAACCAGTACTACAACAAGCTGAAGACGCATTATACCAGGATTCTGCGTCAAGGCAAGCAGCCAAACGAAGGAGCGCATACGTCCAGGCGATTAGTGCAACTGCATCTAAAGCGTCACCGAAGGATCAAGGATGTGTTTCACAAGACGAGCCGCCGGATTGTCGAGTTTGCTGCCGAGCAGAAGGTTGCGACCATCGTCATCGGATACAACAAGGGATGGAAGACTGCATCCGGCATGGGACGGCAAAACAATCAGTCGTTCTGCCACATTCCGCATCAGATGCTCGTTTCGATGATCCGCTACAAAGCGGAGGCAGTCGGCATCGAAGTGATCCTTACCGAAGAAGCTTACACCTCCAAAGCCAGTTTTCTGGATCGCGACCCATTGCCCAGGGTTGAAGAAGGCAACGATAGAAGGTTCTCAGGCAGTCGAATTTATCGTGGCTTGTATCGAAGCCGATGGGGCCTGATCCATGCCGATGTAAATGCGGCAGCAAATATTATGCGCAAAGTATTCCCAGACGCATCCGCCAATGGGATAGCGGGGTTGGGCGGTAACCAGTCCGTCAATGTGTCAACTCCACTGATGTTAAGCATCCTGTAA
- a CDS encoding sigma-70 family RNA polymerase sigma factor, producing MNVRLVKKAKKGDKEALLQLVMAEKDTYYRLGLTYMENPHDAMDAMEDMIVKLYEKIDQLKKEEAFYSWSKTILVNSCKALLRKRKKLVLIDDWNEAMVKKPVHALTSDPYPNREQQIDINELLEHVNEHQKEAIQLKYFHDLDTQTIADITNVSVGTVKSRIFQGLKKLRKHSGGDVDE from the coding sequence ATGAATGTTCGATTGGTGAAAAAAGCGAAAAAGGGAGATAAAGAAGCGTTACTGCAATTAGTAATGGCTGAAAAGGATACGTATTATAGACTGGGTTTGACCTATATGGAGAATCCACATGATGCAATGGATGCCATGGAGGATATGATTGTAAAGCTATATGAAAAGATTGATCAGCTAAAGAAGGAAGAAGCTTTTTATAGCTGGAGTAAAACCATCTTAGTGAATAGCTGTAAAGCACTGCTTCGCAAGCGAAAGAAGCTGGTTCTTATAGATGATTGGAATGAAGCTATGGTAAAAAAGCCCGTTCATGCTTTGACTAGTGACCCTTATCCTAATCGTGAACAGCAGATCGATATAAATGAGCTATTAGAACATGTAAATGAGCATCAAAAAGAGGCCATCCAACTAAAATATTTCCACGATCTCGATACCCAGACGATAGCTGACATAACAAACGTTTCGGTGGGCACAGTGAAATCAAGGATTTTTCAAGGCTTGAAAAAGCTTAGAAAGCACTCTGGAGGTGATGTAGATGAATAA
- a CDS encoding DUF4179 domain-containing protein: protein MNKLEQHLAEEKKRRDSIKAPEELEGRLRNALLNQAPAKKRNRFGLVQKLAVVALLFIIVTVSYHYNAFAFYGKQLLGFDELLTSTLKQLNEEGMGQPIEKQMLLEDDTVLTINRVMTDANQLILYYTLANPNGIDEFAENHFRPSRITGFLTNSQIESGTSLMNEEQTELIGTMFFEPVNPFAKTLTLHFWQNEQMDAGEISFPYAPNKALQTQLKQSINKKLNVDKGSITFKSIIATPTVTVVNGTLSVDNFNRVPYALGGVELRANGVPIESIGSGSQSRPLGGFKIDIRFDTLPKQLDSLELVLKEFAGYQPLEEKIPLTSLGEQSIEIAGKELWVKQVSTTSQGVEITIATDEDVLLDGVAIETKDGLVPIQTTVNQVYMEDGNGRELKERTLVFETTDEPSYLFIEGMHYMKSYNRVIHIPVTR from the coding sequence ATGAATAAACTGGAACAACATTTGGCTGAGGAAAAAAAGCGTAGGGATTCTATTAAAGCACCCGAAGAATTGGAAGGAAGATTAAGAAATGCGTTGTTAAACCAAGCCCCTGCAAAGAAAAGAAATCGATTTGGGCTTGTTCAAAAGCTAGCGGTCGTTGCCTTGCTTTTCATCATCGTCACTGTAAGCTATCACTACAACGCTTTCGCCTTTTATGGCAAGCAATTATTAGGTTTTGATGAGCTCCTAACAAGTACTCTTAAGCAGTTAAATGAGGAAGGCATGGGACAACCTATAGAGAAGCAAATGTTACTCGAGGACGATACGGTTCTGACGATAAACCGCGTGATGACAGACGCTAATCAATTAATTTTATACTACACATTAGCTAATCCTAACGGGATAGATGAATTTGCCGAGAATCATTTTAGGCCGTCTAGAATCACTGGTTTCCTAACTAATTCACAGATAGAAAGCGGTACTTCCTTAATGAACGAGGAGCAAACAGAGCTCATCGGGACGATGTTTTTTGAGCCTGTTAACCCTTTCGCCAAAACCTTAACGTTGCACTTTTGGCAAAATGAGCAGATGGATGCCGGTGAGATTTCTTTTCCTTACGCACCCAACAAGGCCTTGCAAACTCAGCTGAAGCAGTCCATAAACAAGAAGCTAAACGTTGACAAAGGCTCTATTACCTTCAAATCCATTATAGCTACACCTACAGTAACGGTGGTTAACGGTACATTAAGTGTGGATAACTTTAATCGGGTTCCCTACGCATTAGGTGGAGTTGAGCTAAGAGCGAATGGAGTACCTATAGAATCGATTGGGAGTGGCAGTCAATCCAGACCACTAGGAGGATTTAAGATTGATATTCGCTTTGATACGTTACCGAAACAGCTTGATTCACTTGAGTTGGTTCTGAAGGAATTTGCTGGATATCAGCCACTAGAAGAAAAAATTCCACTTACTTCCCTAGGTGAGCAGTCGATTGAGATTGCTGGAAAAGAGCTATGGGTAAAACAAGTATCAACAACCTCACAAGGAGTAGAAATAACGATTGCTACAGATGAAGATGTGCTACTTGATGGTGTTGCTATTGAAACAAAAGATGGATTAGTACCTATTCAAACAACAGTAAATCAAGTCTACATGGAGGATGGAAATGGGCGAGAGTTGAAGGAACGCACCTTAGTATTTGAAACAACGGATGAGCCAAGCTATCTTTTTATAGAAGGCATGCATTATATGAAATCTTATAATCGAGTGATTCATATTCCAGTTACTAGGTAA
- the nagA gene encoding N-acetylglucosamine-6-phosphate deacetylase: MNMKSGHVLTNGYFVIGDQLQYGELYVTEGKIEGFRPLPDQKEKSEDVTGGNHENNVQIFDCQGAVVGPGFIDVHVHGGGGADVMDNTLEAFETMAQAHVKHGTTRFLLTTVTASHDSLLKVCTLAAKYISQKEKEAQQGTQGEEDGTKNLQEASLEGDTFQVSHQQEAVQESHQQEAVQESAPKQDDVEEVRLQVSRLQGAMPIGLHIEGPYIAPSKKGAQNAEHIRSFSLEEVEELQRAAQGNIKLITLAPERLQQQSDLQKLVELGIVPSIGHTEATYEECQRAFEHGATHMTHLCNAMPGLHHRSPGPIAFALNQDGCTVEFIADGIHVHPSMIQLALKAKKQDEVIVVTDAMSAMGQEDGNYSLGNLAVTVKDGIATLADGTLAGSTLNMERAYQLLLDQCQIDPVQLFRMMSTTPARILGLEQQFGSIEQGKAADLVVMKDHMIDKVMVAGQWIVC, translated from the coding sequence ATGAACATGAAAAGCGGGCATGTATTAACAAATGGCTACTTTGTGATCGGTGATCAATTGCAATACGGAGAGCTATATGTCACAGAGGGCAAAATTGAAGGCTTTCGTCCATTACCTGATCAGAAAGAGAAAAGCGAAGACGTTACAGGTGGAAATCATGAAAATAATGTTCAAATCTTTGACTGTCAAGGAGCTGTTGTTGGTCCAGGTTTTATTGATGTGCATGTCCATGGTGGTGGTGGAGCAGATGTGATGGATAATACGTTGGAGGCCTTTGAAACAATGGCCCAAGCTCATGTGAAGCATGGGACAACCCGCTTCCTCCTAACAACAGTCACTGCATCTCACGACAGTTTACTAAAGGTCTGCACTTTAGCAGCAAAGTACATTTCACAAAAAGAAAAGGAAGCTCAGCAGGGAACTCAAGGGGAGGAAGATGGTACTAAAAATCTACAAGAAGCATCTTTAGAAGGAGATACTTTTCAAGTATCTCATCAACAAGAAGCAGTACAAGAATCCCATCAACAAGAAGCAGTACAAGAATCAGCACCTAAACAAGACGACGTGGAAGAGGTTCGTTTACAAGTGTCCCGTTTACAAGGTGCCATGCCCATAGGCCTGCATATTGAAGGTCCATACATTGCGCCAAGTAAAAAAGGGGCACAAAATGCAGAGCATATTCGTTCCTTCTCCTTAGAAGAGGTTGAGGAGCTGCAACGGGCTGCACAGGGGAATATTAAGCTGATAACATTAGCACCTGAACGACTACAGCAGCAAAGTGACCTACAGAAGCTTGTTGAGCTAGGGATTGTACCTAGCATCGGGCATACAGAGGCTACTTATGAGGAGTGTCAGCGGGCGTTTGAGCATGGTGCTACACATATGACTCATCTATGTAATGCCATGCCTGGTCTTCATCATCGCTCACCAGGTCCCATAGCTTTTGCTCTAAATCAGGACGGTTGTACTGTTGAGTTTATAGCGGATGGCATTCACGTTCACCCATCTATGATTCAGCTGGCTTTAAAAGCTAAAAAACAGGATGAGGTCATCGTCGTGACCGATGCGATGAGTGCAATGGGACAGGAAGACGGAAACTACTCCCTGGGCAATCTAGCGGTAACGGTTAAGGATGGCATAGCCACACTAGCTGATGGAACCCTTGCAGGAAGCACGCTTAATATGGAAAGGGCTTATCAACTGTTACTAGACCAATGTCAGATAGATCCTGTTCAACTTTTTAGAATGATGAGTACCACTCCTGCTAGAATACTAGGATTGGAGCAACAATTCGGAAGTATAGAGCAGGGGAAAGCGGCCGATCTTGTTGTCATGAAGGATCATATGATAGATAAGGTGATGGTTGCTGGTCAGTGGATAGTCTGCTAA
- a CDS encoding (Fe-S)-binding protein: MNTQLQKPVKQDKADHLQESIKQHKAMSQQVVRHDKPLPQQGVKQYKTLPEAEKIQRDFQQKMDIEELMNCTRCGFCQPSCPTFVQTEGKEAASPRGRIALMKGVVDGVIEPDEHFERELSLCLGCRACETACPSGVNYGQLLEQARAILHEHKTYSWPIRLFRSIFFKKVLPSAPVLKTIGSLLWVYQRSGLQWLVRKTKLLHILLPKSMVSMERIVPDISSPKELWKKEMNSVLSDASDQTSASSRVQFFKGCIMDMMFHQTNQRTVKLAQRAGFNVHVPQAQTCCGALHAHAGDIQTSKELAKRNIEVFEQGEQLNDPVASTTLQILTNAGGCGAFLMEYPHLLKDEPEWKSRAERFASRIVDISEWLIENADEYEEPVKTPTPTPTASPTASPTLTSTVPQTPSSSQRAVLSSESFNSKNLPASFNSQSSISEEVITYQDSCHLRHGMKVNHAPRQLLHQTEGTQFVELKNANMCCGSAGIYNIMEQEMSMKVLDHKMQDVKKTQAKTIITSNPGCLLQMQLGIEREGLGNQMKAVHLVDFLYEQEEIKRRHGEKA; encoded by the coding sequence ATGAACACACAGCTACAGAAACCAGTGAAACAGGATAAAGCGGACCACTTACAAGAATCAATCAAACAGCATAAAGCGATGTCCCAACAGGTAGTTAGACATGATAAACCGTTACCACAACAGGGTGTAAAACAGTATAAGACATTACCTGAGGCTGAAAAAATACAAAGAGACTTTCAGCAAAAGATGGATATAGAGGAGCTGATGAACTGTACACGCTGTGGCTTTTGTCAGCCTTCCTGTCCTACTTTTGTTCAGACTGAAGGAAAGGAAGCTGCATCACCTAGGGGGAGGATTGCCCTAATGAAGGGTGTTGTAGACGGTGTGATTGAGCCAGATGAGCATTTTGAGCGAGAGCTTAGCTTATGCTTAGGCTGTCGGGCGTGTGAAACGGCCTGCCCATCAGGAGTAAACTATGGTCAGCTTTTAGAGCAAGCAAGAGCCATTCTTCATGAGCATAAGACTTACTCATGGCCAATACGTCTATTTCGTTCCATTTTCTTTAAAAAAGTTCTACCTTCTGCACCAGTGCTTAAAACGATCGGCTCATTACTTTGGGTCTATCAGCGTTCAGGGTTACAGTGGCTAGTACGTAAAACGAAGCTATTACACATCCTCTTACCAAAAAGTATGGTCAGTATGGAGCGCATTGTACCTGATATCTCCTCACCAAAAGAGCTGTGGAAAAAAGAAATGAATAGCGTGCTTTCTGACGCTTCTGATCAAACTTCCGCCTCCTCACGGGTTCAGTTTTTTAAAGGGTGTATCATGGATATGATGTTTCACCAAACGAATCAGCGTACAGTGAAGCTGGCTCAGCGTGCAGGATTTAATGTTCATGTTCCACAGGCACAAACATGCTGCGGAGCTTTACATGCTCATGCAGGGGATATTCAAACGTCTAAGGAGCTAGCTAAAAGGAACATTGAAGTGTTCGAGCAGGGTGAGCAACTGAATGATCCTGTGGCTTCAACTACCTTACAAATCCTAACGAATGCTGGAGGCTGTGGGGCGTTTCTGATGGAATATCCACACCTTTTGAAGGATGAGCCTGAGTGGAAGAGCAGAGCGGAGCGATTCGCTTCTCGAATCGTAGATATTTCTGAATGGTTAATTGAAAATGCGGATGAGTATGAGGAACCAGTAAAAACACCAACACCAACACCAACAGCATCACCAACAGCATCACCAACATTAACATCAACGGTGCCACAAACACCTTCCTCATCACAAAGAGCAGTCTTATCGTCAGAATCATTCAATAGCAAAAACTTGCCAGCATCATTTAATAGCCAAAGCTCTATTTCCGAAGAAGTGATTACTTATCAGGACTCTTGTCATTTGCGTCACGGTATGAAAGTGAATCACGCCCCTAGGCAGCTATTGCACCAAACGGAAGGTACACAATTTGTAGAGTTGAAAAATGCAAATATGTGTTGTGGATCTGCAGGAATATATAATATTATGGAGCAAGAAATGTCTATGAAGGTACTTGATCATAAAATGCAAGATGTGAAGAAAACTCAAGCAAAAACAATCATTACCTCTAATCCAGGCTGCTTACTCCAAATGCAGCTAGGAATAGAACGAGAAGGTCTTGGAAATCAGATGAAAGCCGTACACTTAGTGGACTTTCTATACGAGCAAGAAGAAATAAAGAGAAGGCATGGCGAGAAGGCATGA